AAGCGCCACGACGAGGCCGCGGAGCGAGGCCAACTGCTCGGGCGTGGGCTCCGTCTCCTCGAAGTTGCCTTCGACCACCACCTGGACGTGGCCCCTGAGGTCGTAGCTCGTGTTCGTGTCGCCCTCGTAGCGGACGTCGCGGCCCTCGGCCACGACGCCGTCGGTGCCGATGTAGTAGTGGTACGGGACGTCGGCCCAGGCCACCTTGGGGGTGCCGTCGCCGAGCGTGTCGGCGCGCTGCGAAAAGGCCTGGAGCGCCCGAATCTTCTCGGCCGTCGACCGCTCGGGGTTCGCGGGCGTGCCGGTGTGGTGGACCGTGATGACCGTCGGCGTGTGGGGGGTCATCTCAACCACGGGCTCGGCCGCGCCCCACTGGGTGCGCGTGAGGACGGGGAGGTCGGAGGGGAGGCCCCGGAGATTCGCCGAGGCGGACTGGGAGCCCGCGCAGGAGGTGAGCGCGAGAGCAGCCAGGAGGACGGTGGATCGCATGGACGGAGGATACGGGCGTCTCTGGGCTGGCCGCGCGTCTCGAGCCCGCGCTAGACTCCGAGGCCCCCTCCCCCGCTCGCGATGTCTGCCCCCTTCGAAGGCCTCGGCGTTTTCTACCTCGGCCGCGAGGTAGCCGACGGCGCCGTCACCGACGTGCCCGTCCTCTACGACGCCGCCGACCTCACGACCCACGCCTTCATCGTCGGAATGACGGGCTCCGGGAAGACCGGGCTCGGCATCGGGCTGCTCGAGGAGGCCGCGCTCGATGGGATCCCGGTGATCGCCATCGACCCGAAGGGCGACCTCGGCAACCTCGCGCTCCAGTTCCCGAGCCTCGCCGCCGAGGACTTCCGCCCGTGGATCGACGAGTCGGAGGCGACACGCGACGGGATCTCGCCGGACGAGCTGGCGGCGAAGACGGCCGCGACCTGGAGACGCGGCCTCGACGGCTGGGGCCAGCCGGCCGAGCGGATCCAGCGGCTCCGCGACGCCGCCGACGTCCGCATCTACACACCGGGCTCCGACGCCGGCCTCCCGGTCTCCGTCCTCGGCTCCCTCGCCCCGCCCGCCCAGACGGCCGGGAGCGAAGGCTTCCGCGACCGCGTCGACGCGACGGTCGGTGGGCTCCTGACGCTCCTCGAGGTCGACGCCGAGCCGACCTCGGCCGAGCACGTCTTCCTGTCGCGCGTCGTCACCGACGCCTGGACGGCCGGGAAGACGCTCGCGGTCGAGGATCTAATCAAGGCGCTCCTCACACCGCCGTTCGACACGCTCGGCGTGATGTCGGTGGACGACTTCTTCCCGGAGCGCGACCGGAAGGGCCTCGCGATGGCGCTCAACGGGCTCGTCGCCTCGCCAGGCTTCTCCGCGTGGTCGCAGGGCCCGCCGCTCGACGCCGACCGCCTGTTCTTCGGCGACGCCGGCAAGCCGCAGATCTCCGTCCTCTCGATCGCTCACCTCAACGATGCCGAGCGGATGTTCTTCGTGACGCGGCTCCTCGGCGAGGTGGTCGCGTGGACGCGCCAGCAGTCGGGCACGGGCTCGCTGCGGGCGGTCCTCTACATGGACGAGATCTTCGGCTACCTCCCGCCGAGCGCGAACCCGCCCACGAAGGCGCTTCTCCTGACGCTCCTCAAGCAGGCCCGCGCGTTCGGCCTCGGCCTCGTGCTGGCGACCCAGAACCCGGTCGACCTCGACTACAAGGCGCTCGCCAACTGCGGCACGTGGCTCGTCGGGCGGCTCCAGACGGAGCGCGACAAGGAGCGGCTGCTCGACGGGCTGGAGGGCGCCGCGAAGGGCGGGCTCTCGCGGTCCGACCTCGACGCGCTCCTCTCGGGCCTCGGCAAGCGGCGGTTCCTGCTCCACAACGTCCACGAGTCGGCGCCGACGGTGATGGAGACGCGGTGGGCGATGAGCTACCTCGCCGGGCCGCTCACGCGCGAGCAGATCGGCGTGCTCATGACGGACCTCAAGACCGCCGAGGCCGACGACCTGCCCGCTCCGGCCGCCGAGCCGACCACACCCGCCTCGGTGTCTCCGTCGGGGGAGCCGGAGGCCGGCACGCGCCCCGACCTGCCGGGCGTCCCGGAGGTGATCCTCGCGGGCAGTCCGGCAGACGTCTACGTGCCCCGACTCCTCGCCCGCGCCGAGGTCCCCTACGTCCGCGCGCGGCCCGAGGTGGACCACACCGCGCGCCACGCCCTGCTGGCCGAAGTCGCCGACGTACCCGACTGGGCCTCCGCCGAGGCGCTCCCCGACCGTCCGGAGACGACCGCCAGCCCGGCGGATGGCGCTGCGTATGCGCCCGTCCCCTCCGCGCTGGCCGACGCCGCCAACTACGATCGGTGGGGCGACGACCTCAAGCGGCGGCTCCAGACCGAGCGCCCGCTCGTTCTTCTTCAGTCGCCGGAGACCAAGCTGACGAGCCGTCCGGACGAGGACGAGCGCGCCTTCCGCATCCGGATCGGGCAGGTGGCGCGTGAGGCCCGCGACGCACAGAAGGAGACGCTCCGCGAGCGCTACGCCAAAAAGCTCAAGACGCTAGAAGACCGGATGGACCGGGCCGAACAGGCCGTCGACCGAGAAGCTGCGCAGGCGAGCCAGCGGAAGATGGACACCGTCGTCCGCGTCGGGACCACGCTGCTCGGGGCGTTCCTCGGGCGTCGCTCGTCGCGCTCTACGCTGAGCCAGATCGGCGTCACGGCGCGGTCCGCCGGGCGGATGTCGAAGGAGGCGTCGGACGTACAGCGGGCGGAGGAAACGCTCGCCGCGCTCAAGGCCGAGTACGCCGACCTCGACGCCCAACTCCAGCGCGAGATGGACGACATCGACCTCCAAGCGAGCCCGGAGTCGGCAGACCTCGAGACCGTCGAGGTCCAGGCGAGGCAGACCGACATGCACGTCGTCGAGATGGCCCTCGCGTGGGTCCCCTACCGCCGCGGCGCCGACGGCCGCCTCGTCCGGGCGTAGCCTGGGAGCCCCGCCTCAGAGTTCCGCCCCCCCCAGGCCCCACCGAGGCGGAGGGGCCCGAACCCTCCCGGCGTGCGCTCCGTAGGGCAGCGGCCCCCCACCCCTCGCCATGAAGCTCCTCCTCCGCTGGCTGGCCAGCGCCGCCGCCCTCCTCGCCGTCTCGTACCTCGTGCCCGGCGTCGTCGTGACCGGCTTCGTCACGGCGCTGCTCGCCGCGCTCGTCATCGGGCTCGTCAACGCCACGATCGGTGCGGTGGTCAAGTTTTTCACCACGCCGCTGCGGTGGCTCACGCTGGGCCTGCTCACGCTCGTCATCAACGCCATCATGTTCTGGCTGGCGGCCGAGTTTGTCGACGGGTTCGCGACCGAAGGCGTCGGGCCGACGTTCATCGGCGCGCTGCTCTACGGGATCCTTGCGGGGCTCATCGGCGGCCTGCTGGGCGGGCGCAAGAAGTGACCCCCTGCCTCGGTCACGCGATCGCCGAGGCGGCCTGGACCAGAACGACCGACGCCCGCCCCGGGCAGGCCGGGGCGGGCGTCGATGCGAAAGGCCGGGCGTCGGCTAGACGGCGCCGCGGGCGCGGTTGTAGCCGTAGCGGACGGCAGAACGGTCGGCGCCGTAGTCCCGGTCGGGGTAGCGCGCGAGATAGTCGCTCTGGAGGTCGGTCTCCGCGTCGACGTACGCACGGTTGCGGTAGTCGTCGTGGTAAGCCGTCTCGGTGCCGTAGCGGTACGCGTGGACGAGGTCGTCGTCGTAGTCCCGGTCGTGATCGGCGTAGGCCGTCTCGTAGTGGCGCCGGTAGTCCGGATCGTAGTCGACGATGACGTCGTCGGAGTACTCGTGGCCGGAGTGCGGGACGGTCGAGCCGTAGCCGTCGATGTCGCCGGCACGCTGGGCGCCGTCGATGGCGTCGGCCGTCGCGTAGACGACGCCGTCGCCGATCGAGAGGTCGCGGGCCGGATACTCGGTCCCGTCGGTGAAGACGACCGCGTCGACCATCTTCTGGTCGGTGTCGACGATCATGTCCTCGACCCGGAGGCCGGTCTCGGCGTTGTTCTTGTCGAGAACGGGCCAGCCGCGGACGTCCTGGTCTTGAGGGAATTCCAGCTTCCAGTCGCCGGTGTTAGAGAGTGCAATGCGTGACATATGTTTAGAAGGGTACTGTGGAGAAGGGTAGTGGTCGGCAGCGTCAGCCGTTGACCGTCACGTCGTCGCGGGTGTTGACGCGGATGTAGGTGTTCCGCTGGCGGAGCGCCTCGGTGTCGGCGTCGGTGAGCTCGGAGAGCCCCTCGTCGCCGTCGCGGTAGCGGGCGAAGGCGCCGTCGATCGAGACCGTGTCGCCCTCGTCGACGTTGAAGACGCCGTCGGAGCCGCCGGCCCCGGTCTCGGACTCGCCGAGGTTGGAGAGGACGACGAGCGTCCGGCGGTCGTTGCCGGTCCCGATCCAGAACGTGCTGTCGCCCACGACGTTGAGCACGCGGGCGTCCGAGAGGTCGACGCGGGTGCCGGGCTGGTAGCGGGTCACGGTCACGCCGTTCATCATCGCCCGCTCGCCGTCGCGGACCATGTCCGCGCTCGTGACCTCGGCCAGCTCACCGGCGTCGTCGGCACCGCCGGCGCCGTCGGCCAGCTCGGCGTCGGTCTCGAAGAGGCCGTCGTCGTCGGCGTAGGCCGCGTTCGAGACGGTGACGTACTCGTCGACGTCGCCGTCCACCTCGTCGGCGCCGGGCTCGATCTCGAAGTCGTCGATGACGCCGATGTTGTCGTCGGTGCCGGCGATCTCGTCGGCGTCGGGCTCGTTGTCGAACAGCTCGGCGACGAGCCAGATGAGGCCGCCGAGGAGGAGCAGGCCGAGAAGCCAGAGCCACCAAGGCGTACCGGTGTGGGTCTTTTCGACGGGAATGTTGGCCATGGGAATAGAGATGGGCGGGTGAGAAGGGAGCAGGCGTACGTCCTGTGGGACAAACGCCTACATGGTGTACAGGGGCCCGGCTCGCGTGGTCCACCCGAAGCTGTCGCCTAGCCCCAACTGGGGCAAGCCCCCACTCCCGAGTAGGGCCATCGAGGAGGGGCCTCTGCCTGCCCTCGGCACGCGTCATCTGGGGCCATCGGACGGGCTACGACGACGTCGAGGACGCGGTATTCTGGCGTCCTCTGTGAGGACCGCCCTTTCGCTCGCCAATGCTCCGCTCGCTCCACATCGCCCTCGCGGCGTTCGCCCTCACGGCCTCGGTCGCTGCCCAGCCGACTCCGTACATCGCCGGGCTGACCGATCCGTACGCTCTGATCCAGCTCGAAGACGGCCGCGTCCTCGTGTCGGAGTACCTCTCGGGTGAGGTGTCGGTGATCTCGAATGCAAACGGGGTCGCCCTCCCCCAGGCCGATCTGTTCATCGACGGCCTCGTGTTTCCGGCCGGCCTCGTCCAGCTCGCTGACGGGCGCGTCCTCGTCGCCGAGGCCGGAGGGGGCGTCGCCGTCATCTCCGACACGGACGCCCAGCCGCTCGCCGACCCGGTCCCGTTCATCCCCAGCCTGAAAGGGGCGCTCGGCCTGCTCCGGCTCGACGACGACCGCGTCCTCGTCGCGGAGTCGTTCCGCGGCCGGGTCGCCGTGATCTCGGGCGGCGGCGGCGTCCCCCGCGTCAATCCGCGGACGTTCCTGAACCAACTGCAGGACCCGGAGGGGATCGTCCAGCTGGCCGACGGCCGCGTCCTCACGTCCGAGTACAGCGGGGGCAGCGTCAGTGTCCTGTCCGACACCGAGGCGAACCCGCTCAGTGCGCCCGAGCCCTACGTCGGCGGCCTCGACAGCCCGTCCGGCCTGATCCAGCTGGCCGACGGCCGGGTCCTCGTCGCAGACATCGAGGCGGGCCGGGTCGCCGTGCTCTCCGACACCGACGGCGACCCGCTCGACGAGGCCGAGGACTACGTGACCGGCCTCGCGCAGCCGGCCGGGCTCCTCCAACTGGCCGACGGTCGCGTCCTCGTCGCCGAGGGCGACGCCGGACAGGTCACGGTGATTGGCGGAAGCAGCGGAGGAAGCGAGGTCCCGGTCTCGTTCGCCGCAGCCACGCTGTCGGCCGCCGAGGACGCCGGGTCCGTCGACCTCGTCGTCGAGGTCGACGGCCAGCCGGACCTCCCGGGCACCGTCACGGTCACGCTCACGAGCGGCGACAGCGCCGACCTCGACGGGTTCACCGCGGCCTCCGTCTCTGTGAGCAGCGCGGGGTCGTACACCGTCTCGATCCCCATCACCGACGACGCCCTCGCCGAAGACGACGAGTCGTTCCGGTTCGCGCTCTCGGTCTCGAACGCCCCTGGCGCGGAGTCGCCGCTCACCGTGATGTCCCCCTCCAACGCCACGCTCGTCCTGACCGACGACGACCTCGTGACGGCGACCGTCCCCACCGGTGTGGGACCGTTCCTGTTCGCCGCACCGGTGGGCGGGCTCGCCGCCAGCGATGTCACAGCCGAGGTCGGAGGGCCCGTCTACGTGTACGACGCCGCGGCCGACGCCTTCGTCGAGGCCAAGGACGACGCGGTGTTCTCGCGCGGCCAAGCGCTCCTCGTGACGACCGACGGCGACGACCTCACGCTCGCCGGCGGCCCCGGGCCGAGCGTCCTCTCATTCGAGACGGACCCGGACGACGCGGGCCATGTCCTCGCGGTCGTCGGCAACCCGACGGATCACCCCGTCGCGCTGGGCGCCTTCGACGTCGATGGCGGCGCGGTGACGGACATCGTCCTCGTGTTCGACGCGGACGGCGGCGCGTTTCGGCCCGTCTCGCTCGGAGGCCTCGCCGACGACGGGCCCCTCGTGCTCCGCCCCTATGAGGTCGCCGTCCTCCGGGTCGCGCCGGCCGAGGCTCCCGAGACCGTCACCGTCACGCTCGACCCCGAAGTCGGTCCTACCGAGGGGACGCCCCTGGCGGATGCCCCATTCGCCCCGACCGAGGGAGAGACTGCGGTGGTCCTCGCCCTCTCGGGCGGGCCTGGCATCGGAGACACGGCCGCGCTCCGGTTCGGCGTCGACGACCGCGAGCTCGACGCGCTCGACGTCGTCAGCCCGCTCGGGGCGACGCTCGCCTCGGCCCCCCTCCCCGCCGCCCGGTTCGCGGCGGTCTCGCTCGGGAGCCTCTCCTTCGATCCCGTCACGGTTCCGCTCACCGTCACCGTGCCCGAGGCCGGCACGTACGAACTCGTGCTCGCTGCCGACCCTGGCCGCGTCGACGACGCCCCGGTCGTCGTCCTGTTGAGAGACGAATCGTCGGGCTCCGCAACGCGGGGGCTCGGGGTCGACGTTCCCTACGAGTTCGAGGTCGCGGAGGGGGAGGACCTGGCTGGACGGTTCTCCATCGAGGTGGCTCTTGGCGCGACCCCCGCGGTCGAAAGCGAGGTCCCCCCCTCGACGCTCGACGTCTGGCCGAACCCGTCGCCCGGCGGCGTGTCCGCTCGCCTCCTCACGCCCGCGAGCCCGCAGGTCCGCGTGGTGGTGTACGACGCGCTGGGCCGTGAGGTCGCCGTGCTCCACGACGGGCCGACGGCGGGCGACGTCCAGGCCCACGTGCCCGCCGGCCGGCTGTCGCCGGGGGCCTATGTCGTCCGTGCGACGGGGAACGGGGTCGCCCTGACACGCACGCTGACGGTCGTCGGTCGGTAACCCCGCTCGGCCCGCCTCGGCGCCGAGGCGGACGGGGCGGCTAGGGCGCGGTCGGGGCCGACGGCAGGACGTACTCGACGGTGGCCCCCGGCCCGAGCGGGATCTCGAAGGCGACCCACACGCCGACCAGCGCCAGCCCCACGATCAGCAGGCCGAACGAGTACGGGACCATCAGCGCCGCGAGGCTCCCCAGCCCGAACTCCTTCTGCCACCGCTGGCAGAAGATGAGGATGAGCGGGAAGTACACCATCAGCGGCGTGATGATGTTGGTCGCCCCGTCGCCGACGCGGTAGGCCGCCGTCGTCATCTCGGGGCTGATGCCGACGAGCATGAGCATCGGCACGAGGACCGGCGCGAGGAGCGCCCACTTCGCGCTGGCCGAGCCGACGAACAGGTTGATCACGCCCGTAAAGACCACGATCAGCATGAGCAGCAGCGGCGTCGGCAGCGCCATCTGCTCCAGCGCGTTCGCGCCGTGGACCGCCGTGATGAGGCCGAGGTTCGACCACGCGAACATGGCCACGAAGTGGGCCGCGGCGAACGCCAGCACGAGGTAGTAGGCGAGGTCCTCCATCGCCCCCGACATCATCTTGACGATGTCGCGGTGGCTCTCGACGACGCCGACGGCCACGCCGTACGCCCAGCCCGCGGCCAGGAACAGGACGAGGAAGCCGGCCACGAGCGAGCGGTAGAACGGCGAGAGCCGGGCCTCCGGTGAAGCCGCCTCGTCGATGAGCGGCGTCCCCGGCCCGAGCGTGAGGAACGCCCAGACGCCGACGACGGCGAGCGTCGCCAGCCCGGCCCAGCGGAGCCCCTTCCGCTCGTCGGCCGTGATCTCCTGGTCGGCGTCGGGGTCGTCGGCGTGGTCGCCCTCGGGGACGTAGCCGCCCAGGCGCGGCTCGATGACCTTGTCCGTCACGTACCAGATGACCGGGATCGCGACGAAGACCATGGCCGCGATGAAGTACCAGTTGCCGGCGATGTTGGCGTCCCACGTGGGCACGAGCGCCTCGACGGCCTCCTCGGTGATCCCGAAGAGGAGCGCGTCGAGCTGGCCGGGCAACAGGTTGGCCGAGAACCCTCCCGAGACGCCGGCGAACGAGGCCGCGATGCCCGCGATCGGGTGCCGCCCGGCGGCGTAGTAGATCACGGCGGCGAGCGGGATCAGGACCACGTAGGCCGCGTCGGCGGCCAGGTTGCCCATCATGGCCACGAGCGCGACGACCGGCGTCAGCCACGTCGTCGACGCGTTGCGGACGGCGGCGCGCATGGCCGTCGAGAACAGCCCGGTCCGTTCGGCGACGCCCGCCCCGAGCATCACGACGAGCACGTACCCCAGCGGGTGGAAGTGCGTGAACGTCGTCGGCATCTCGACCCAGAGCCGCTGGATGTTCGCGGCCGAGAGCAGGCTCTCCGCCGCGATGACCAGCGGCGCGCCGTCCTCACCCGTCGCCGTCGGGTGGAGCGCCGACCAGTCGAGCCCAGCCGCGATTAGGCTCACAGCGATGAGCCCCCCGATGAGGTAGAAGAACAGGAAGACCGGGTCGGGCAGTTTGTTACCGACGCGTTCGATCCAGCCGAGGAAGCCAGTCTGGGGGTCGGCGGAAACGGCGGGTGTTGAGCTCATCGGGCCGAGGCGAGAAGTCCTGGGGGAACCCCCGAGGATACCAACGCGCGCCGGGCCGCCCCACTCGGCGGCGACCCCGCGCCGACTCGCCCTGCCTCGGCGCCGAGGCGGGGCAGGCGGCCTGAGTGCCGTGCCCCTGCGAAGGCCTCACTCGCCTGATGCCCGTAGTCCCGCCCAGGCCCTGGCCACGGCGCGCGCGTCCGCTCGCCCCCGGGCGCTGGGGGAGGAGTAGAGGGCGACCGCCCGTCGGTAGGCCGGCCCGGCGTCCCGGCGAGCCCCCCGCTGCTGGAGCGCTGCCCCGAACTCGAGGTACGCGTCAGCCAGCCAGAGGGAATCGACCCCCACGGGGGCCGGTCTCAAGGCCGTGCGGGCGGCAGACTCGGCTCCGTCGGAATCCCCCTGGAGATTGCGGACACGGGCCAAGCTCGCGTACTCCCGCACCTGGAGCGGGCTCCCGGGACCGAACCCGGCGATGGACGAGTCGAGGTACGTCTCCGCGTCGCGGTACAGGCCGGCCGACTCGTAGCTCCTCGCCACGAAGCTGTACCCCGACGCCGTCCGGTTGTGGCTCGTGCCGAGACGGCGTCGGTGCCCCTCGACGGACCTCTTGAGCGTCGGGATCGAGGCCTCGTACTCGCCGTTGACCCACTGGAGGTGGCCGAACTGACCGATCGCCGTCGCCGTCCGGACGTGGTCGGCGCCGTAGGTCTTCTCCGCGAGAGCCGTCACCTGCCGCATCGCCGCGAGTCCCTCCTCGGTGCGCCCGGCGGCGGCCAGGGAGCTGGCGAGCTCGTTCAACGCCCGCTCCTTCATCCACGGGACCCCTGCCGCCTCCGCAGCCGCGACGGCGCGCTCCGCCCACACGATCGCCTCATCGATGTAGCGGGGCCTCCCGCCGGTGTAGCCGGCCTCCCGGTAGCACCAGGAGAGGTCGCGCGTCAGGTCGAACAGGACGTCGCGCTCGTTCGGGTTGCCGCTGGCCAGGGCCACGCCGGCCAGGAAGACGGGGATCGCGTCGGCGTACTGCTGGGTGACCCCGTAGAGCCGTCCGAGTTCGTAGTGCGCGAGCATCCGGTCCTGTACGGAGAGGGTCGTCTGGCCGGCCAGGTCCACCGCCATGGTCAGGAGCGAGTCGGCCAGGGAGATGTCCCCGACGTCGCGGTACGTCCGTCCCAGGATGGTCAGGAGGTAGGCCCGCAACGCGGGGGACTCGATGGCCTCCACCCGCTCGAGGCCGAGGTCCAGCACGTCCTGCGCCGACACGACGGTGCCGTTGGTGGACTCGGGGTCCGCCGTGCCGAACAGGCCGGCCAGAAGGTCCGAGGCCTCCCGCGCTCGGACCGAGGCTTCCTCCGCCGCCGCGCGCGCGCGGCGCTCCTTCGTCAGGGCGGAGAGCGACACGCCGAGTCCCGCGACGAGCGCGACGAGCGCGACGGCCACCGCCAACGCCGACGCCCGGTGGCGGCGAACGAACCGGCCGACCACGTAGGCATGGGAATCCCTCCGGGCCTCGACGGGCTGTCCCGCCAGGTGGCGCTCGAGGTCGGCCGCGAGGTCCGCGGCGCTGGCATAGCGACGGGCCGGATCCGGATGGAGAGCTCGAAGGCAAATCGTGTCGAGGTCGCCCCGGAGGGCGCGGGAGGTCCGGGCGGCTCCCGGTAGGGCAGCCCTGCGTCGGGCGGCCGTCGAGGGGGCCCCGACGAGACGCGAGGGCCACGTGGGCTCGGTCGTCGCGGGACCCGGGGTGACAGCGTCGTCGTGGGGCCGGCGGCCCGTCAGCAACTCGTACAGGAGCGCCCCGAGCCCGTACACGTCGGCCGCCGTCGTCACCGTCGCCATCGGCTCGTAGAGCTCGGGCGCTGCGTAGGCCGGCGTGAGGAGGCGGATTCCGGTCCGCGTCAGCGGGAACGCGCCCGAGCCAGGCTCCCCGGCCTCGTCGAGGAGCTTCGCGATCCCGAAGTCGAGGACGACGGGCTGGGGGAGCGGGCTCCCCCCGGGCCCGTCCCGCTCGGCGACGAGGACGTTCGACGGCTTGAGGTCGCGGTGGACGACGAACCGGCGGTGGGCGTGGTCGACGGCCCGGGCCACCTCGGCCATCAGCCCCACCCGCTCCCGGACGCCGAGGTCCTGAGCGTCGGCGTAGGCCGTGATCGGGAGGCCGTCGACGAACTCGGTCACGAGGTACGGGACGCCGTCGTCGGTCTCGCCCCCGTCGACCAGCCGCGCGATGCCGGGGTGGTCGAGCGTGGCGAGGAGGTCGCGTTCCCGTCTCAGACGGGCCATCACGTCTGCGCCCGCGAGTGCCAGCGACTGGCGGACGACTTTGACGGCCACCGTCTTGTCGAACGCGCCGTCGGCCCGGTGGGCCCGGTAGACGCGGCCCATCCCTCCCTCCCCTACGAGCTCCTCGATCCGGTACGGGCCGACGCGGACGCCCTCGGCCACGGCCGGCACGGGATCGGTGGCCACCAGCGACCCGACGACCTCTTCCGGACGATCGAGCAGGGGGAAGTCGCGCGCCGCGTCGCGGAGGAGCGGGTCCAGCGCGTCGCGAACCGCGGGGTTGAGCGTCGCGAGGTAGGCATCCCGCTCCTCTCCGTCGAGGTCGAGGGCTCGGTCGAACGCCGCGTCGACGGCAGTCCAGTCGGGGGAGACCTGCATCCTCAGCAGAGGTCGGCGCGGAGGTAGGCTCGCGCCCGGGCCCAGTGGCGCGTGACCGTCCGCCGCGACACCCCCATCACCTCGGCGACCTCGGTCATCTCAAGCCCCCCGAAAAAGCGGAGCTCGACCAGCTGCGCCAGGCCGGCGTCCCGCTCCGCCAGCCGGTGCAGCGCCCCGTCGAGCGCGAGGACCTGGTCCGCCGCGGTTTCCTCGTCGCCGACGACACCGTCGAGGTCGGGAACGAGCGTGATCGGGCGGTCCGCACCGCCCCGCTTAGCGGCGTTCCGAGCCCGAGCCCGATCGCAGAGGATCTGGCGCATGGCCCGGCTCGCCACGGCCAGGAAGTGGGAGCGATCGGCCCACTCGTCCGAGTCGAGCAGCTTGAGGTAGGCCTCGTGCACGAGGCCCGTCGCCGAGACGGTCACGACCCCGGGCTCGGCGCTGATGCGGGCCTGGGACAGGCGCCGGAGCTCGTCGTAGACGTGCCGGAAGAGGAAGTCGGAGGCCCGATCGTCTCCGCCGCGCGCGGCGGAGATCAGGGCGGTCGTGTCATGCGTCCGCACGGGGACCGAGGGGTGTGAGCTCAATGTCAACATAACGTCTCGTGAGGGCGCCTCCCGGGGCCGAGTTCCAAGTCGTGTGGAGGGGGTGTCTCACCTGGGTCAGGTTTTCCGCTTCCTGGGTGGCTCCCCCTCCAACCCCGTGCAGGTCCCGTCCTCCAGCGCCCCTCCCCCATCGAACGGCCGCCCCCTCGGCCCGGATGCCCTCGACGTCGGTGGCGAGGACTCCACGGAGCGACCGCTCATCCTCATCGTGGGAGAAGACGAAGGCCTTCGAGAGGA
This sequence is a window from Rubrivirga marina. Protein-coding genes within it:
- a CDS encoding AbgT family transporter; this encodes MSSTPAVSADPQTGFLGWIERVGNKLPDPVFLFFYLIGGLIAVSLIAAGLDWSALHPTATGEDGAPLVIAAESLLSAANIQRLWVEMPTTFTHFHPLGYVLVVMLGAGVAERTGLFSTAMRAAVRNASTTWLTPVVALVAMMGNLAADAAYVVLIPLAAVIYYAAGRHPIAGIAASFAGVSGGFSANLLPGQLDALLFGITEEAVEALVPTWDANIAGNWYFIAAMVFVAIPVIWYVTDKVIEPRLGGYVPEGDHADDPDADQEITADERKGLRWAGLATLAVVGVWAFLTLGPGTPLIDEAASPEARLSPFYRSLVAGFLVLFLAAGWAYGVAVGVVESHRDIVKMMSGAMEDLAYYLVLAFAAAHFVAMFAWSNLGLITAVHGANALEQMALPTPLLLMLIVVFTGVINLFVGSASAKWALLAPVLVPMLMLVGISPEMTTAAYRVGDGATNIITPLMVYFPLILIFCQRWQKEFGLGSLAALMVPYSFGLLIVGLALVGVWVAFEIPLGPGATVEYVLPSAPTAP
- a CDS encoding peptidoglycan recognition protein family protein, which gives rise to MRSTVLLAALALTSCAGSQSASANLRGLPSDLPVLTRTQWGAAEPVVEMTPHTPTVITVHHTGTPANPERSTAEKIRALQAFSQRADTLGDGTPKVAWADVPYHYYIGTDGVVAEGRDVRYEGDTNTSYDLRGHVQVVVEGNFEETEPTPEQLASLRGLVVALADAWAIPADAIAGHGDRAVGQTVCPGENLKPFLPTLRAAVEAD
- a CDS encoding phage holin family protein — encoded protein: MKLLLRWLASAAALLAVSYLVPGVVVTGFVTALLAALVIGLVNATIGAVVKFFTTPLRWLTLGLLTLVINAIMFWLAAEFVDGFATEGVGPTFIGALLYGILAGLIGGLLGGRKK
- a CDS encoding Calx-beta domain-containing protein — translated: MLRSLHIALAAFALTASVAAQPTPYIAGLTDPYALIQLEDGRVLVSEYLSGEVSVISNANGVALPQADLFIDGLVFPAGLVQLADGRVLVAEAGGGVAVISDTDAQPLADPVPFIPSLKGALGLLRLDDDRVLVAESFRGRVAVISGGGGVPRVNPRTFLNQLQDPEGIVQLADGRVLTSEYSGGSVSVLSDTEANPLSAPEPYVGGLDSPSGLIQLADGRVLVADIEAGRVAVLSDTDGDPLDEAEDYVTGLAQPAGLLQLADGRVLVAEGDAGQVTVIGGSSGGSEVPVSFAAATLSAAEDAGSVDLVVEVDGQPDLPGTVTVTLTSGDSADLDGFTAASVSVSSAGSYTVSIPITDDALAEDDESFRFALSVSNAPGAESPLTVMSPSNATLVLTDDDLVTATVPTGVGPFLFAAPVGGLAASDVTAEVGGPVYVYDAAADAFVEAKDDAVFSRGQALLVTTDGDDLTLAGGPGPSVLSFETDPDDAGHVLAVVGNPTDHPVALGAFDVDGGAVTDIVLVFDADGGAFRPVSLGGLADDGPLVLRPYEVAVLRVAPAEAPETVTVTLDPEVGPTEGTPLADAPFAPTEGETAVVLALSGGPGIGDTAALRFGVDDRELDALDVVSPLGATLASAPLPAARFAAVSLGSLSFDPVTVPLTVTVPEAGTYELVLAADPGRVDDAPVVVLLRDESSGSATRGLGVDVPYEFEVAEGEDLAGRFSIEVALGATPAVESEVPPSTLDVWPNPSPGGVSARLLTPASPQVRVVVYDALGREVAVLHDGPTAGDVQAHVPAGRLSPGAYVVRATGNGVALTRTLTVVGR
- a CDS encoding helicase HerA domain-containing protein, whose protein sequence is MSAPFEGLGVFYLGREVADGAVTDVPVLYDAADLTTHAFIVGMTGSGKTGLGIGLLEEAALDGIPVIAIDPKGDLGNLALQFPSLAAEDFRPWIDESEATRDGISPDELAAKTAATWRRGLDGWGQPAERIQRLRDAADVRIYTPGSDAGLPVSVLGSLAPPAQTAGSEGFRDRVDATVGGLLTLLEVDAEPTSAEHVFLSRVVTDAWTAGKTLAVEDLIKALLTPPFDTLGVMSVDDFFPERDRKGLAMALNGLVASPGFSAWSQGPPLDADRLFFGDAGKPQISVLSIAHLNDAERMFFVTRLLGEVVAWTRQQSGTGSLRAVLYMDEIFGYLPPSANPPTKALLLTLLKQARAFGLGLVLATQNPVDLDYKALANCGTWLVGRLQTERDKERLLDGLEGAAKGGLSRSDLDALLSGLGKRRFLLHNVHESAPTVMETRWAMSYLAGPLTREQIGVLMTDLKTAEADDLPAPAAEPTTPASVSPSGEPEAGTRPDLPGVPEVILAGSPADVYVPRLLARAEVPYVRARPEVDHTARHALLAEVADVPDWASAEALPDRPETTASPADGAAYAPVPSALADAANYDRWGDDLKRRLQTERPLVLLQSPETKLTSRPDEDERAFRIRIGQVAREARDAQKETLRERYAKKLKTLEDRMDRAEQAVDREAAQASQRKMDTVVRVGTTLLGAFLGRRSSRSTLSQIGVTARSAGRMSKEASDVQRAEETLAALKAEYADLDAQLQREMDDIDLQASPESADLETVEVQARQTDMHVVEMALAWVPYRRGADGRLVRA